The genomic stretch ATGTTCGAGCATATATTTGCCACCCCATCCGTTCCATTGGAAATGCAAAGCCCCTAATTTCCCATCGGCATTTTTGATATAAATCGGAGTCATGTCGCGCATCCAGATATCACCAAAGGGAATCTGATGGAAGCGCACAGGCAAATCACCAAGCAATTGCTGGGCAAGGGTGGCAGTTTCCTCTAGTACTAAAATTTCTAGCTGCTCGGATGTGGCGATCGCTTTGGCAAGGGCAACAAATTCCGCTTGGACGATATCGAGATATTCTAACCACAGGTCGCGATGGCTAGGAAAGGCTAGCCAACAGGCGCTATGAGGTTGCCATTCGGCTGGCTGAGCATAGCCCAAGGTTTTGGGGTTTTCCATGACTGCGGTATTGTTGATGCTGTTAACTGTCCATCGGAAATCCTACCTTTATTTGGGGCTATTTGGGTGATCTCTTCTAGTTGTTGTTTTACTGGTTGGGTAATTGGTGCGATGCTTAATATTTATCGGCATAGGCGATCGCCTTTTACTTGCGGATAGGTTTATGCGTGTGGCGATCGCAGAATCTTAGATGTAATTATCATGCAACGGCAAAACCTGTATATTGTCGAACCTTTGGATGACGAAAACCGAGGACAATATCACTTTTGGACACACCTGCATCTATTAAGTCGGTTACTATTCCTTCTTCAGTATCATCATACTGAATCCAGATTTTGTCATTGACTAGGCTCAGATGAATGGGAGTATTGTGAAGATACTGATCATCATTCCAGCCAATGTCGAGAACTAGATATTGACCGCGCTCATCATCAAACAAGAGTTGAGATGTATAAGCATCAGGAATTGTAGAGCGATATTCAGCGTGGTTTTGGAGTACTTGTTTAATGATCTGACGATATTTTAATTGGGTATCCATTGGACAATTACCTCACTTTCATCATCAAAAACAATTAATTTTATAATCTGATTTGTAAGTAGGATCTCCCCTAATTGTATCGTGAATATGCTTTTGAAGGTTAAGCGGGAGACTGCAAGATAAAGTTCTCTATCAATTTTTGTCTCGTTAAGGATTTGACGATACAAAATATACTGTCCTAAAGCTTGCTCTAAGTCTTTAACATCAGA from Pseudanabaena sp. Chao 1811 encodes the following:
- a CDS encoding XisI protein, which gives rise to MDTQLKYRQIIKQVLQNHAEYRSTIPDAYTSQLLFDDERGQYLVLDIGWNDDQYLHNTPIHLSLVNDKIWIQYDDTEEGIVTDLIDAGVSKSDIVLGFRHPKVRQYTGFAVA